A genome region from Setaria italica strain Yugu1 chromosome III, Setaria_italica_v2.0, whole genome shotgun sequence includes the following:
- the LOC101773050 gene encoding transcription factor bHLH18, with protein sequence MEDSSMFMQWAMDTLLNEHPEPAIGDGCGETTFPSLQAMRDASLAVEMVRELMADEANAANSWSSGDGDITDDGSTVPAPDATRDCYGSFRRAPPPLPSSSSTNLPVVSWNFVTGSAQPGTGNGGMLEGTAAPRSLPELVHGSPPTKRTSPKSSGAASSASYAPDHIVAERKRREKINKRLIELSTVIPGLKKMDKATILSDAAKYVKELQQRLKALEEAAAGSNAARRSNETVVLLKKPRNAAVAAPDENGSPSSTTSASSGPPKPALPEIQAWFSEKSAMVRVHCVSGKGVAVTVLAEVEELGLSIVHANVMPFSACTMIITITAKVEEGFTMTAEEVVGRLNSALSHLQHSNCNDTEETGN encoded by the exons ATGGAGGACTCGAGCATGTTCATGCAGTGGGCCATGGACACGCTGCTGAACGAGCACCCGGAGCCTGCCATCGGCGACGGCTGCGGCGAGACAACGTTCCCCTCGCTCCAAGCGATGCGCGACGCCTCCCTTGCCGTGGAAATGGTCCGGGAGCTGATGGCCGACGAAGCCAATGCGGCCAACAGCTGgagctccggcgacggcgacatcACAGACGACGGCAGCACTGTTCCAGCACCAGATGCGACCAGGGATTGCTATGGCTCGTTCaggcgtgcgccgccgccgctgccgagcagcagcagcaccaaccTGCCGGTGGTGAGCTGGAACTTCGTCACCGGCTCGGCGCAGCCTGGCACTGGCAACGGCGGCATGCTGGAGGGGACCGCCGCCCCACGCAGCTTGCCGGAGCTGGTCCACGGGTCACCGCCGACGAAAAGAACCTCTCCGAAAAGCTCGGGAGCCGCATCGTCGGCGTCGTACGCGCCGGACCACATCGTCGCGGAGCGCAAGCGCCGGGAGAAGATCAACAAACGCCTGATCGAGCTCTCCACCGTCATCCCTGGCCTCAAGAAG ATGGACAAGGCAACGATCCTCTCCGACGCGGCCAAGTACGTGAAGGAGCTCCAGCAGCGTCTCAAGGCCCTGgaagaggccgccgccggcagcaacGCCGCCCGGCGGAGCAACGAAACCGTGGTGCTCCTCAAGAAGCCGCGcaacgccgccgtcgcggcgcccGACGAGAATGGCTCCCCGTCGTCGACGACGTCGGCGTCATCGGGGCCACCGAAACCGGCGCTTCCAGAGATCCAGGCATGGTTCTCGGAGAAGAGCGCAATGGTAAGAGTCCACTGCGTCAGCGGCAAGGGAGTGGCCGTGACGGTGCTCGCCGAGGTCGAGGAGCTCGGGCTCAGCATCGTCCATGCCAATGTCATGCCGTTCTCGGCCTGCACTATGATCATAACCATCACGGCCAAG GTGGAGGAGGGCTTCACCATGACAGCGGAGGAGGTCGTAGGCAGGTTGAACTCTGCATTATCACACCTGCAGCATAGCAACTGCAATGATACTGAAGAAACAGGAAATTGA
- the LOC101771835 gene encoding chitinase 10-like has translation MARLFLPAILLAVVLVVSNAGAAEAAWWSGWRWDCLFPNNGRGGYGNHGHGGYGDHGHDGDFPSHSHSHVASIVTEDLYRSFFPHKDDAACPARGFYNYTSFLRAADAFPAFGGDGGNATRRREVAAFLAQISHETTGGWATAPDGPFAWGLCFKEEINPQSNYCDANNTDWPCVLGKSYHGRGPIQLSWNYNYGPAGKAVGFDGLREPEVVAGDPEVAFKTALWFWMTPRAPKPSCHDVMVGRYRPSGDDLAKNRTAGFGLTTNIINGGIECGPSGKPAPVEDRIGFFKRYCGMLGVDVGPNLDCANQQPYSSPS, from the exons ATGGCGCGCCTGTTCCTCCCTGCCATCTTGCTGGCCGTCGTGCTGGTCGTCTCCAACGCCGGTgccgcggaggcggcgtggtggtcgGGGTGGAGGTGGGACTGCCTGTTCCCCAACAACGGCCGCGGCGGCTACGGCaaccacggccacggcggctACGGCGACCACGGCCACGACGGCGACTTCCCgagccacagccacagccacGTGGCATCGATCGTGACGGAGGACCTGTACCGCTCCTTCTTCCCGCACAAGGACGACGCCGCCTGCCCCGCGCGCGGCTTCTACAACTACACCTccttcctccgcgccgccgacgcgtTCCCGGCgttcggcggcgacggcggcaacgCCACCCGGAGGCGCGAGGTGGCGGCGTTCCTGGCGCAGATCTCCCACGAGACGACCGGCGGGTGGGCGACGGCGCCCGACGGGCCCTTCGCGTGGGGCCTCTGCTTCAAGGAGGAGATCAACCCGCAGAGCAACTACTGCGACGCCAACAACACCGACTGGCCGTGCGTCCTCGGCAAGTCCTACCATGGCCGCGGACCCATCCAGCTCTCATG GAACTACAACTACGGGCCGGCGGGCAAGGCGGTGGGCTTCGACGGGCTGCGGGagccggaggtggtggcgggcgACCCGGAGGTGGCGTTCAAGACGGCGCTGTGGTTCTGGATGACGCCGCGGGCGCCCAAGCCGTCGTGCCACGACGTGATGGTGGGGCGCTACCGGCCCAGCGGCGACGACCTGGCGAAGAACCGGACGGCGGGGTTCGGGCTGACGACCAACATCATCAACGGCGGGATCGAGTGCGGACCGAGCGGGAAGCCCGCGCCGGTGGAGGACCGGATCGGCTTCTTCAAGCGGTACTGCGGCATGCTCGGCGTCGACGTCGGGCCCAACTTGGACTGCGCCAACCAGCAGCCCTATTCCAGTCCTAGCTAG
- the LOC101772645 gene encoding chromatin structure-remodeling complex protein BSH — protein MKTVSLGASRPSTVNFRMPTRDNLVPIRVDIEVDGQRYRDAFTWNPRDPDSEIISFAKRTAKDLKLPANFVPQMLQSIQGQLAEFRSYEGQEMQIKEKIVPLKIDLRVNNTVIRDQFLWDIGNLDSDPEEFARTLCDDLNITDPEVGPAIAVSIREQLYEIASQSVSVMREKQLSKKGRRAPEFSSNSKAVNNAVDLFKYFGSKGSVIRKRKEWYLYEPVVDVVANEEDGKEEPNNSSRPKKRAEEEKVASLQSL, from the exons ATGAAGACGGTCAGCCTCGGCGCCTCCAGGCCCTCCACCGTCAACTTCCGCAT GCCGACGAGGGACAACCTGGTGCCGAtacgcgtcgacatcgaggtGGACGGCCAGCGCTACAGGGACGCCTTCACCTGGAACCCGCGCG ACCCCGACTCAGAGATCATCAGCTTCGCAAAGCGGACGGCCAAGGACCTCAAGCTGCCGGCCAATTTCGTCCCCCAGATGCTCCAGTCCATCCAG GGGCAACTTGCGGAGTTCCGCTCCTACGAGGGGCAGGAGATGCAGATCAAGGAGAAGATTGTGCCTCTCAAG ATTGACCTCCGAGTGAACAACACTGTAATAAGAGACCAGTTCTTATGG GATATTGGCAACCTTGATAGTGACCCTGAGGAATTTGCAAGGACGCTATGTGATGATTTGAACATTACAGATCCTGAAGTTGGG CCTGCAATAGCTGTTTCCATCCGTGAGCAGCTTTATGAG ATTGCTAGTCAGAGTGTCTCTGTTATGAGAGAAAAGCAATTGTCCAAGAAGGGAAGGCGAGCACCAGAATTTTCTTCGAATAG CAAAGCCGTGAACAATGCAGTGGACTTGTTCAAGTATTTCGGCAGCAAAGGAAGCGTCATTCG GAAAAGGAAGGAATGGTATCTGTATGAGCCCGTTGTCGACGTTGTAGCTAATGAGGAAGATGGAAAAGAGGAGCCTAATAATTCTAGTAG GCCGAAGAAGCGAGCAGAAGAAGAGAAAGTTGCAAGTCTTCAATCCCTTTGA